In Levilactobacillus brevis, the genomic window CTTGGTGAAGCCAGTCACTTGGTGGTTGGCGATTAAATAGTGGCCCGGGGTCGTCTGAATATTTAGCAGTCCCGCGATGCCGTGGCAAACCGAGGTGACGTAGCCGTCATTGGCGTAAATCGCTGCGGCAATGGCTTGAAGCGGCGCATTATCGGGAAAGTCCCACATGACACCATGTCCGCCGGCATAATAAATGGCGGCGTAGTCGGCGGGATTGACCTGCTGTGGACTTAACGAGTCAGTCAGGGCACGGTGCTGGAAGTCGGTGGATTCGTAGATGGCCATGGTTTCTTCGTCCGTATACTTCATGCTGCGGGGGTCGAGCGGGACAAAGCCCCCTTGGGGACTCACGTAGTCCACCTGATAGCCGGCTTGCTGAACGATGGCAGCAAATTCGGTGGCTTCACCGAGCCAGAGTCCGGTAGGGTCGAACGTCTCGCCATAGCGGGTGGTATTCGTCAAAACAATCAGAATCTTTTTTAAAGTTGTTGGTTGCATGTCATCGTCTCCGTTACGTGGTCTAAGAGGGTCTTGAGCTGGTCGATAGCTTTCGTTTGGTGCGTGAGATAGTAGAAATTTTTAGTGCCTTCACGCCGATAGTCGACGAGTTGAACACTTTTCAAAATTTTGAGATGGTGCGAGACAGCCGGTCGGGATAACCCAGTCACCCCAACAAGATCAGTGACTTGAAGGCCCCGATGAATCACCTTGGGATCAAGTAACGCTACGATAATGGCTTGACGCTTCTGATCGCCTAGGGCCACTAGAAAGTCGCTGGACTTGGTAAACTCGTGTTTTAGTTTGGTTAAATTGGACAATTTGTTCACCTGTTCGTTCGTTATTTTAAACCATTAAAACATTATTCAACTATTGTGTCAAGTCACTTATGTCGGTGGCTTTACCCAGATTTATTAGTTGACATTTTTAAACGGTCTCAGTAATATGAAACACAATCGTTTAAAAATACGAACCAAGAAAGCTGGGAATATAACCATGTCAGAAACAATGCAGGCCGCGGTGATTACCCGTTATGGGCAAGCGATGCCGCTGATGAAAACAGTGCCGGTTCCGTCTCTTCAGGCTACCGATGTTTTAGTTAAGATTAAGGCGGTGAGCCTCAATCCCATTGACCTCAAGACCATGGCGGGGGAGCTTAAATTCTTGTTGTCTTATCGAATGCCCCTGATTTTGGGGAGTGACTTTGCCGGCGAAGTCGTCGCCGTGGGCTCTCAGATCACCCCGTTTAAGGTGGGTGACGCGGTCTATGGCCGGCCACGCAAGAGTCGGATTGGCACGTTCGCTGAATACTTGGCGG contains:
- a CDS encoding type 1 glutamine amidotransferase domain-containing protein, which encodes MQPTTLKKILIVLTNTTRYGETFDPTGLWLGEATEFAAIVQQAGYQVDYVSPQGGFVPLDPRSMKYTDEETMAIYESTDFQHRALTDSLSPQQVNPADYAAIYYAGGHGVMWDFPDNAPLQAIAAAIYANDGYVTSVCHGIAGLLNIQTTPGHYLIANHQVTGFTKAEEILAGKRSVVPFFNQTAAEAHGATFLKKRAYKEYAVQDDRLITGQNPFSAKAVARLLVQNLGK
- a CDS encoding metalloregulator ArsR/SmtB family transcription factor, with protein sequence MSNLTKLKHEFTKSSDFLVALGDQKRQAIIVALLDPKVIHRGLQVTDLVGVTGLSRPAVSHHLKILKSVQLVDYRREGTKNFYYLTHQTKAIDQLKTLLDHVTETMTCNQQL